The Hypanus sabinus isolate sHypSab1 chromosome 2, sHypSab1.hap1, whole genome shotgun sequence DNA segment GGTGGTGGGAAATTATATTAGAGAAGGACGCTCCACATACTAAAAATGTGAGTGCTAAAGGAACCACTGAATTAGTTGCCACCATATTTAGCTAGAGTTGGGTGGATGAATGGGTGGGATTGGCAAGCCAATCAGCTACTGCAACTTGTTCTTGGTGCACAGGGTAAGTGGTAGAACTTGGGATGAGTTGATGGGGAATAGGGAGGGTAAAATGGGGAAAGGTAGAATCATTGCAAAAAATTGTAACTGATGGTCAGCAGTGACGCAGTGAGAGAGAAACATTGTTTCTGTGCAGCAGCTGTCTATGAATCTGTAACTCTATGACTCCGTCTTCCTGATAATCTCCAGTATCACAGACGCCAGTGACCAGCCAATTCAATTCACTCTGATATCTGGAAACAAATGAGAGCACCGGAACCAGCAAAAGCTGCAGAGCTGGAAAAAAACACAGCTGAAATACATGCACTCCAGAACCAGATGCACATTTATCATGACTCCAGTTCAATTGTAACAGTGTTATCTACATAAGATGAAAACAATTTCAGGCATGTTCTGGTCATAAAAAAAAAGGACAAAACAAATTCATCCTAATACAGGGTTTCAGAGCTAACACATCAACTTTGGTTTTCTTCtacagatcttgcctgacaagtgtTTCCAGTTTTTTCTGGTTTTGCCAAGGACTGATCCAATCCAATTAGTTACCACTCAGCAGTCTATTCTCAATCATTGGTTTTGGACAGGGCAACAATATTCCAGAGATTTTCATAGCCTTGGATCAAAATTGACTAAGCAGCTGTATTCTGCAGGTGTAGAAAGAGTGACTGCCCATAACACGAAGGCTGCAGTTAACTGAATATGGCATCGCTGTAGGAGTTCCTCGGACCATTGTGTTAGGTCCAAACATCCTCAGCTGTTTTATCTTTTCTTCTACAGCAAGGCCAGAAGTGGGTAAATTTTCTTATGACTGCACaacatttatttctatttgcaAGCCTTCAGCAAATGAAGTAGCTGAAGCCTGCATGCAATGGGACCTAAACACCATTCACACACTTACTGGTAATGGCAAGCAATTTTCACACTGTAGTTCCAGGTAATCACCATCTCCAATAAAAGAAAATCTAATCATCTACCCTTCATATGCAATGGCATTACCATCTTCAAGACATCCACCATCAATGACCGGTGTCATAATGGGGgcattgggagtggacccaaaagcaagaaacagacactgaactaccaggaataGGACTAggtgtgagaaggaagcaaggaaagagtgaggaagaaaggacaTTGGACATGACAAAGGCCCCAGATGAGACAAGGACTCCAGGCCTGGGATAGGACTTGACAGGGATagcagaaccaggacatggaactggggactaggagcctgggcttggactccaagccagagactggacaaggacccagaacccaggtcttgactcgggctcggaccccagaACCAGGCAAGGACAAGACGAGGCTACAGGACAAGGAGAGGCACAGGACTGGACATGAGACTCCTGCACAAGACAAAGGAATCCCAGCACCAGGCTGGGTAAGGTGCAGATaagacacagagcctgggtcaagggagagcaggaacaccaagccaggacccctccttgagtacaggatgtagggctaggactcataacacagaacactgaacacaaGACAATTCCCAATGCTAGGTAGCAGCAAAatagccagacctacctagcaaaggcatggacgcagacagacagttccaaacagggcaaggctccaggcagaggcaaggcaagGTAAGGTAAGGTGGGACTCCAGACACAGGTTGTAGGGCAGCacttcagagggaaggaagggaacagtccagcctcagggttaACAacaacagcctgacttacccagcAGTGGCAAGGACCAAgagggacagatcccaccataATGTAACAGCAAGGATAGCCTGACTTACCTCACAAAGGCAAGGACTGGATACCAGCAGGACAAAAATCTCACAAAGGCAAGGACAtaatactgacaagacaaaccccacagcAACAAGGCCAGGATACTGccaagacaaaccagcacctgCACTCTTGTAGGTGCCACTTACATTCCCAGCCccaagatgagaatcaggtgcagACAATTAAGTCCCAAATGAGACAAGGGTCAGCCAGAAGACCTGGAGTTTGGAGTCCACGGACTGGACCGTGAGCTGGAACGTGGATatcacggactggaccatgacacacAGGCTGTCATCAATGACCATAAGCTGAAGTAGATCAACTACAAGAACAAGTCGAAGGCTGAATATCATGTAATTAATGTCTTCTCCAATGCCTGCAGTGCTTTTCCACACTCTGCAAGGCACAAATCAGGAGTGTTCTCCAATTGCACAGATGAGTGAAGCACCAATAATTATCATGAAGTTTGACACTATTCGGGATAAAGTGGTCTCCTTTGATGGCACCACCTGAACTATTCAATCCTTTCATCACTGGTGCACAGTGATCCCTGCCCAGGCTATTCTGAGAGCATACCACAAACCCTTGGCCTCTATCACCGAGGTGGAGTAGGACAGCATCTGCATAGGAATGTGTTCCCCTTCAAGTACTCCTCCAAGCTGCACAACATCCTGACTTACAACTAGGCTGCTGGCCCTTCAAAGTTGAAGTATTTTCATCAGGACTGCCAATTCAAGAAGTTGGTTCACTCTCACCTTTCCATTAATGATGGGGAATAACTGCTGCACTTGATGGGCAGATACCAAAAATGACTATAAAAAACACCTCCTGCACTCTTCCTGACTCTCTATCTCCTCCAAAGAGGCACTGAGGCATATTTATTGTACCTTTATTAGCAGTAGCCCAAACTACCTTATCTTTCTTCCTTGCTGGATTCTTTGCCAAGAATAAGAATAAATCTATCCCACCTTCTTCCCATTCCCTCCCAATCATTTACACTGTGTCAGCTATCAACACCACTCTCCAATGTTCTTTCATTAGTAGATTCAGCTCTTTACATTCATGTGCTTATTGTGTATGATTATCTAGAGAACCATGTCTTGACAGAGCGAAAGCTTCCTGCTTGCATATACCTTACGTCCCTTGCTTCACCCAGAGTACTAAAGTGATAGTGCACCAAATCTTAACTTGTCCCCTTTCTCATCTGGCATATTGCTTTCTCTGaacatgacaagctgttcaatattTTCCCCTCACTTAAAGTCCTTGCTCTGTATGGATTATATAACAACTACAACAAATTTCCTCTTGGAGATATCATCACTGCTTTTCACTGTCCTTCATATCTGCACTGAATCCCTCAAgattaacttgcatgttgagttgGTCGTAAAATAAAGGCAGATACGATGTTAGttgtcatttcaagaggactgactAAAGCATAAAATAATGTTACATTCATTCTGAAAGGAGTATAATATAAATGCACAGATGTACTGCAGGGGATTTATAAGACATTGGAATATTGTGAAAAATTTTGGGGGGCCCCAATTCAAAGGAAAAATGATTTGGCCCTGAAGAGGTCCTGAGGAGGTTTCACAAAATTGattcattccaggaatgaaaggcttaacatatgatgagagtctgggcctgtactcgatgGAGTTCAGGTGAACGAAAGCAATCGCACTGaaacatatctgaccctgaaaggcctggatagaataGATATGCATAGAATATTTTCAATAGTAAGAGGGTCTGGGATCCCAGATTACAGCCTTGTAATAAGGGGAAGtcagagttcaaagtttaaagtaaaatttattttcagagtacatttatgtcaccacatagagccctgagattctttttctgcgggcaaaCTTAGTAAATTTATAGAACAGTAATTGTAATCTTTAAACTTCAGGAACTATGAACTttaaacaaactatgcaaatgcagatataggtaaataacaataaataacgagcacaAATTAACAATCTAACAGAGTCCTTAGATAAGTATatctatccccttttgttcaagagacaGATGGGTGAgaaatagtaactgttcttggacCTGATGGTAttagtcctgaggcacctgtaccttctacctgttggcagcaggaagaaaagacCATGGCcttggtggtgaggatctctgatgatggatgctgctttcctatggcaaCGTTTCGTGTatgtgtgctcaatggttgggaggattttacccgtgatgtaccaGACTGATGTATCAGGATTCTGTgctcaggctgtaatgcagccggtCAGCACACTTGCCACCAcaaatctacagaagtttgccaaagttttcaaAGGCATGCCAAACCTCCACAGACTCTCGAGAAAAAAGAggtactgtcatgctttcttcagaaTAATATTTATTTGATGGGTCAAGGACAAGTCCTATGagacagtgacacccaggaatttaaggttactgaccctctccgcatctgatcctccaatgattattggttcatggacctctgtaTTCCCTCTCCTGAATTCTACATTCAGTTCCTTGGTCCtattgacactgagtgagagactgttgttattacaccactcagtcaagatttcagtctccctcctgtatgctgattcatcactcccTTGGATACAGCccttgacagtggtgtcatcggcaaacttgtatatggtttTGGCGCTGTACGTAACTACACAATTTGGagaccgaaactgcacacaacactccaggtggggtctcaccagggcccagtacagctgcagaaggacctctttactcctatactcaattcctcttgttataaaagccagcatgccattagctttcttcactgcctgctgtacctgcatgcttgctttcattgactgatgtacaagaacacctagatctcgttgtacttccccttttcctaaattGACTCCATTTacatagtaatctgccttcctgttcttgccaccaaagcggataacctcacatttatccacattaaactgcatctgccatacatttgcccactcacccaacctgtccaagtcaccctgcattctcataacatcctcctgacatttcacactgctacccagctttgtgtcatcagcaaatttgctaatgttatattaattatttagatgaagggattaaaagtatattgtaaacagatgctgtcccagcaccgaaccttgtggtaccccactggtcacaagcctgccattccgaaagggaccggttaatcactactctttgtttcctgtcagccagccaattttcattccatgtcagtactctgcccccaataccatgtgccctaattttgcccactaatctcctatgtgggactttatcaaaagctttctggaagtccaggtacactacatccactggctctcccttgtccattttcatagttgcatcctcaaaaaactccagaagatctgtcaagcatgattttcccttcataaatccatgctgactcagactgatccttctactgctatccaaatgtgtcataatttcctcttttataattgactccagcatttttcccaccactgatgtcagtctaactggtctataattccctgttttctccctccctcctttcttgaaaaatgggacaatattagccaccctccaatcagcaggaactgttcctgaatctatagaacattggaaaatgattaccaatgcgtccacgatttctagagccacttcTTTAAGTAtcttgggatgcagaccatcaggtcccggggacttatcagccttcagactcaacagtctatccaacaccatttcttgcctaatataaattaccttcagttcatcctttaccctagttcctttggccactattacatctgggagattgtttgtgtcttccctagtgaagacagatccaaagtacctgttcaattcacctgccatttccttgttccccataataaattcacccgtttctgttttcaatagcccaattttggtcttaactatttttttgctattcacatacctaaagaagcttttactatcctcctttatattcttggctagtttaccttcgtacctcattttctcttggcgtattgccttttttgttattttctgttGCTATTTAAAAGGTTCCCtttcctctggtttcccgctcatctttgctatgttatacttcttctcttttattgttatactgccctttacttcccttgtcagccaaggcCACTCCTTACtgcccttaggatctttcttcgtctttggaatgaaccaatcctgcaccttctgcattattcccagaaatacctgccatttttgttccactgtcttccctgctagggtattgttccattgaactttggccagctcctccctcatagctctatagttccctttgttcaactgtaatactgacacatccaattttcccttctccttctcaaattgtaggttaaaacatatcatattatggtcactacctcctaatggttcctttacctcgaggtccctgatcaaatctgattcattgcacaacactaaatctagaattgccttctccctggtaggctccagtagaAGCTGTTCTAAggatccatctcggaggcactccacaaactccctttcttggggtccagtaccattctgattcttccagtctatctgcatgttgaaatcccccatgacaacctttgcgacatgccaattttaactcttcattgaacttacaccctacatccagacagctgtttgggggcctgtagataactcccattagggtctttctacctttagaatttctcagttcagATGCTAAAAGGCCGGATAGACCAGATATGGAGAGAATAAATCCATTAGTGGCAGAGTCTAGCATCCCAGGCACATCCACTAAATAAAGGGAAGTCCctataaaactgagatgaggagaaatgtattCAGCTAGCAGATTGTGAACCTGTGAAACTTGTTGCaaaagatggctgtggaggccgaaaAAAATCACTGTGTGTATTAAGGCAGAGaatgataggctcttgattggtgAGAGGATTACGGGTTATAGGGCGAAGGAAGTAGAAtggacatcttaaaaaataaattatgatGGAATGTTGCAGCAGActggttgggccaaatggcctaattgtgctcctttTTCTCATGATATAAATCACTTCTCTCTTCACCTTTCATATCAACTCATCATTCCCTCTTTGCCTTGAGTTCACAGTGTTTTAACCTTCACAGGAATGAATGGCTTTTGGGGTAGGGGTATTGAAATAGGTCCAGAGGCACCCCATGGTAATCATTATTGATGATATATCTATGTGAATTTGTGGGTCTATTTAATACACACCTTCAAATTCAATTTCCTCTGTGCATTTCTGGTCCTCAATAAATTGTTTTCTTCACGTATCCCACTCCCTCTTTATTCTCCCCAAATACTAAACTCTGGTCACTCAAAGTTCTTTCAAATCTCCTAACTCCACTGAACATGCTACTTCTTGTCAAGCAATATTCCACACCCGTTCCTTCTTATTAAATCTGCTGGTCATCCTTaactaaaaagaaaataataattggATCCTTCTGATCTTGAAGGCCACCAATTCCTCTTATGATCACACCACAATCTCACAAAATCCCTCTCATAGtcaccaccatcatcatcattttgtgctgtgtcatgtgACTTGAGCAATCATGTCTTGACCATGTTTGTTTctggcaaatttttcaacagaagtggttggccattgccttcttctgagcagtgtccttAGAacatgggtgatcccagccatttcactgtatgttcaatgtacatgtgataaataaatgaatctgattctgaatctaatgATGCATGGGCTTATTACCTAAAGCTGTACAAAGTAATGAGGTGCATAGATGGGTGAATGTGCTCAGTCTTTTCCCAAGGTTATGGAATCATGATCTAGAAGACATAGGTTTGAGAGGAGcgagaaaaaaaattaaggacCATGAGTTGCAACTTGTTTTACACAAAGACTGGTATCTATGTGGAatcaactgccagaggaagtggttgaggtaggtatAATAATAACTTTTAAAGGATGGCTGGACATATTCATGAattggaaacattggaaaggttaTGGgccaacacaggcaaatgggactaggcagaatgggATATATTGGGCAGTATGGTCTAGTTGGGCTGGAAGATTTCAGTGTTGTACTCAATGACTCTATATTGCCCCCATCTAAACACACGCAGTACCCGGGCAACAGAAGAGCTGACTTATGGAAGTCCAAATTTATGCATAATCTCCTATAAATGCTTTAGCAATTTCAAGTTAGTAGTAATAATCATATTTTGTGGTGCACATTAAGAACTGCAATCTGTAGGTATTCCAGTAGTTTAACCACAGGTAGTGCGAGGATAAATATACTACAAAATGAAAGAATTATTGGCAATGCATGCAGTGCAATTTGTTCAAAAATGAGTGTTTCTGACTTACATAATGCTCAGCTTTACAGACAGTTCTCGAGATTGGAACTCTTATGTAGCCTGGGAACCCTTACACTATCAAGGGATATCCAAATCCATTGCCCTTTGCTTCTGATGCAAGCTCCATGTCTTAGCCATTGATTACACATCTCCTCCTGGTCACTGCCTGAGGGTGAAGCAGATTGTTTGCAGACTTGGCATCCAAGCTGTCTCTGTGATGAGCTTCTAAGCAGATAGTATGTTAACACTAACATCCTGAACCTTTCAATCATTAACAACATCCAGCTCTGTTCCTCACACCTCTGCTCATCTGCTGCAGAAATCTTCATCCATTTTGTTATCTCTAGATTTGGTTATTATTCCATAAACCAGTGTGTCCATTGCCTTTCTTGAAATATAATCAGACAGATCTCTGCTATCTACATCTTTGCTTGTACCATGCCCTCCATTCACCCACTCTGAGCTTCCTGCTCTATACCAAATTTACTTAAAAAAATTTTATTCTTGTTTTCTTACCTGTCTATTGATTCCACAGCTCCAACACCCACCCTCCTGCCACACACCCCATCAGATTCTGTATTTCCACAAGCTATAAAATATCTGTGTTACTTCTACACATTACATCTTGATCAGTCTCAGGTACAGCTGCAGCTCCACTGGTGGCTGTGCCTTCAGGGCAGAAACTCTGAACTCCAAAACTctctcatcccccttcttccttaaTGACACTCCTTAAAACCAAATTATAGTCATTCATACAAAGTGGTTGAGTCTCAAATTTTGCAATTATGCTGTGCAATGTTTAGGAATGTTATGCCCTGTTAATGCCAGACCATACATAGACATAATTGTTGTTGCTATTGCTTATCCTGAACGAACACTACCCAAAACAAAATCAACCTATCATTCCTTTCACTGCTCCCTGTGGGATCTTAAAGTGACAGCTAAAATTATATTCTATTCATTTGCAGGATGTTGACATATTGAAAAGGCCAATATTTACTTAAGATTCTCAAATGCCCTTGAGGAGGTGGTGATGAACCATATTCTTGGATTACTGCACACATTGTAGTTGGATAAGGAATTCTAAGTTTTAGACCCAGAGATAATGAAAGATTAGCAAAACACTTTCAAGTCAGAACAGTGTGTGACTTGGACAGGAATCTCCGGGTGATGGTGTTCCAAGTGTCTATTGCCTTATTCTTTACAGTGGGTTTGGGAGGTATCTGGGCAAATAATTGCAACAGATTTTGAAAACGGTACATATTTCACACCCAGTATCTCACTGATGGATTGTGAGACTGTTTAGAATAACAGGTAGACTGCGTACCAATTGTCTTCATAATAGTTATTTATTGTTTATGAAATGCTAAGGCAGTTATGGTTAGGTGTAACTTAGCATATTTTGTTGTAGAATTGTTAGAAGACACGGTTTGCCTCCTTAGATTACTAGCCCTGTATTTCCCACGGGCCTTTGATAGTTACTGGTTCTGAGAGCACATCAATCCCAGGGGCCAGTCGTGAGCATtctgcttctgaaccagtgttcaGCATTGTTCTAGTAGTTGAGATTTCAGCTAGTTTACCTAGGATAACATAGATGGTGTCCCAAGTTTAACAACTTCGAATACTAATGATGACAACTGTGGCAAAATTGACCAGTATCTATTGTGTTGTGATATTATACGTATATATCCACTTATATGTTCAATAACATAACGTAATCTGAGATACTGGATTTACAAAACAGCCAATATTCTCATATTACTGTTTTGTGGTATATTATAACGACGAGAAGAAAAATCAGAAAAATGCAATAATTTAGAACGTTGACCAATTGACTTAGCCAATTGTTATTTAATCCGGCAGAGGTCAGATATAAAATTCCATCCAAACTGAGTATTTTTAATATATACAGTAGATATGCAATTACGAATTCTGTTTCAAGTGCTTCACTTGTTTGCGTCTCTATTCTTCTTCCACTTGTACGAATCAAGTATTATTTCAATGCCCTTGAGCATGAGCGAAAGCAGAACTAACAAAGAAAGGttatctggatttttttttcattctcttcCTTTGCAACCGGTCTTAGCCTGAACGATTCAGGAATCTCGCATTGCAGCCGCCAGATTACATCATCACCTCCCTGTCTTCGCGTCAAAGCCGAGTGGTTGGTTTTATTATTAAAAGGGACAGCACAAAATGCAGGGCTGTACGAACGGGATTGTGTTGTATTAACAGCAaaaaatgagagagagggagagagaggaaaaaaaggagcCAATCCCACTGATGTGAGTGTTTCGGTgtatggttttttaaaaaaacaagatttGTTATCTTTTTGTTCTCTCCCCTGTTACCCCCACGCTTATTTTAAGATGTCATGGCAGAGGCGGAGGCAAGTCTACCGGCAGCGGATGCAACAACCCTGTACGAGGAATACGAGTGCAAGATCTGCTACAATTACTTCGACCTGGATCGAAGAGCGCCCAAGATCCTAGAGTGTCTGCACACGTTTTGCGAGGAGTGCCTGACCACACTTCACGTCAGGGAGGACCGGCCATGGAGAATCGCCTGCCCTATCTGCCGGCACAAGACAGCCGTGCCTGACTACAGGATCCATAACCTGCCCAATAACACCAAGGTCACCGAGGCTTTCCCTCTCTACGTGGGCGCCGACCCGCTTCCTCAGGACGCGCTGCCTCCGACGCCCCAGTTACATCGGTTCAACCAGCAGCGACAGCATCAccatcagcagcagcagcagcagcagcagcagcagcagcagtccaGCCCTGTTCTGCCGCCCGAGATAGCGACCCCCTCGGCGGCAGCAGGCAGCCGCCAGTCCCCGGGACCCTCGGCGCCCTACGAGAGCTGCCAGAATTGTAAGAGGGCCGCTCTGACCGCTGGCTGTGTCTGCGTCGTCTTCTCTTTCCTCTCTATGGTGGTGCTGCTCTTCACCGGCCTGATCTTCGTCAATCACTACAACATCTCGCCCTCGCCCGTCGGCCCCATCTGTCTGTCGGTGGCCAGCATCCTGGCCTTGTTCTCTGTGGTTGTCACATGGGTAATCTGCTGGCTCAAATATCGGCCCGACACCAACGGGTCAGGAAATAACAGGGCGTCCGCCTCCTCGGCACCCAGGAGAAACACTTAGCGAAATTTGGCAGTGGTGGAGCGCACCGGGCGTTTGGTTATAAAATGACCAATTGGAGAATAAAGCCCAGTACTGTCACGCTTTTATCCAATACAGCTGCATGTCGAAGCGTAAGGAAACGACCGGGCCGGAATACGTTGATTCAACACCTTTCCCCTTTACGCATCACACGTCAAACCTAAAATATTTAGAATGACTTATGTTTAGCTTGTTGTCGAAATAACTAGTGCCGTTATGTAGATGTATCCTACTGGCTGGCTATGCTTGTACTAATAACGGATATTACATGCGTGGTATTGTGTTGAAATGTACATGTTCGAATTGTACCAAATGTGAAATATGCATAATTAGATTTTGATGATGAAAGAAAATTATTTATGTTCAGTTAAAAAATATACTGAGAAACGTGGTTGTTTAAAGTCACTAAATTACAGGGCTCGATTTCCTGGATTGAAAACAACAGGATAACTGGGAGTTTTGGCTGGTTAATGGGTTTCGTTATGGGATTAGTTTGCTGACAATAGGACGACCTCGTAGACAATGGCTCGGTTTTCGTAGACGGACTGTGGGCTAATCAGGACTACTGTTGCGAAGAAGAGCCCTTTAAGTCTGAACAGTATTTTATATGTAGATGGACTGTAGTTTGATGGACTTGAGTCAAAAGTAGGCTGTTGACAAGTGGTTACAATTAACTGCATATGCCACTAAAGCAGCCAAGTACATTCACAGCAGAATACGTCAATTTCTGTGTATTAGTCACAAGTACTATTTGTATTTATTGTACCATTACTACATACATTTAAACTATATACATCTTCGGGTAACACGATTCTCACGAGACAGGCAATAAACGTGTAAGGACATTAACCAACAGGAGCCTTAACAGTGTACATGAGCAAAATGTAAATGTATAAAATCATGGAACTCTTGAGGATAAAATGAAAGTTGAAGTATTCTGTATGTTTGCATCGGTCTTATAACAGTCGAGTGGATTTAAATTAAAGGAAAAGTACCGAAACCAGTACAGGAAATTGTTAGTCATAAATTTCTTCTCGAGGATCCAACAAGTCTGCTGAATCAATTTCTATCCTGTGTTAAAGTTGCATTATGATGCATCTGGATACTTAGAGCCCGAAACAGTGGCAAGTTCCAAAGTAAATGGACTCTGTTAAGAGTTCCTGGCGTAATAACACCGCATTGTGGATCTGTAATTTTTATTTCCAAGATGAGATTTTTTAGAATTGTCCAGAGTGAACCAACATTACATCTTGTTGCATTTTGGATGGGACTGAAAGGGAAAAGAAATGCGA contains these protein-coding regions:
- the LOC132379615 gene encoding E3 ubiquitin-protein ligase RNF183 → MAEAEASLPAADATTLYEEYECKICYNYFDLDRRAPKILECLHTFCEECLTTLHVREDRPWRIACPICRHKTAVPDYRIHNLPNNTKVTEAFPLYVGADPLPQDALPPTPQLHRFNQQRQHHHQQQQQQQQQQQQSSPVLPPEIATPSAAAGSRQSPGPSAPYESCQNCKRAALTAGCVCVVFSFLSMVVLLFTGLIFVNHYNISPSPVGPICLSVASILALFSVVVTWVICWLKYRPDTNGSGNNRASASSAPRRNT